In Bacteriovorax stolpii, a single genomic region encodes these proteins:
- a CDS encoding alpha/beta hydrolase produces MKTLILSTLVTLTFSFNAFSSCEQTNREKFLAMNESLYQEYSKIDPNQSVTAEKRALWLEGDPKVNKAIFLAHGYMGSPGEMMFLAKPFIQKGYSVIGFLIPGHGSTYKVANEYKNTRWIKDIKEQLNLVFECFSEVRVVGFSTGGLLLHHYLLTEPTPANLKSVHFVSPYFIQRFGGFFDRILGFFVNGISVDTAYFVTRFRDLKPMTIDRQYYHQNLPVDSALQVKDLGLKVYEMRGNSQIKVPVQLFLSEGDWTVDTDATKEVVNREYEKVQLVWYKGEEPHHLMVPSVSKVASEVQHLIFSAN; encoded by the coding sequence ATGAAAACACTCATCCTAAGCACCCTTGTGACCCTGACATTTTCCTTCAACGCTTTTTCAAGCTGCGAGCAAACCAATCGCGAAAAATTCCTGGCGATGAACGAATCCCTTTATCAGGAATACAGCAAAATTGACCCTAATCAGAGCGTAACAGCTGAAAAACGCGCCCTATGGTTGGAAGGTGATCCCAAAGTCAACAAGGCCATTTTCTTGGCCCACGGCTATATGGGAAGCCCGGGAGAAATGATGTTTTTAGCGAAACCTTTTATCCAAAAAGGATACTCGGTGATCGGATTCTTAATTCCGGGACATGGCTCAACTTATAAAGTGGCCAATGAATATAAAAATACGCGTTGGATTAAGGACATTAAAGAACAACTGAATCTTGTTTTTGAATGTTTCTCTGAAGTGCGCGTGGTTGGTTTCTCTACAGGTGGACTTCTTCTTCACCATTATCTTTTAACAGAGCCGACTCCGGCCAATTTAAAAAGTGTGCATTTCGTTTCACCTTACTTCATTCAACGCTTCGGCGGATTCTTCGATCGTATCCTGGGATTTTTCGTCAATGGAATTTCAGTTGATACCGCTTATTTTGTGACTCGCTTTAGAGACTTAAAACCGATGACCATCGATCGTCAGTACTACCACCAGAATCTTCCGGTCGACTCTGCCCTGCAGGTAAAAGACCTGGGCTTAAAAGTGTATGAGATGAGAGGAAACTCTCAGATCAAAGTTCCAGTACAGTTATTTTTGTCTGAAGGTGATTGGACTGTTGATACAGATGCAACAAAAGAAGTTGTTAACCGCGAGTATGAAAAAGTTCAGCTGGTTTGGTATAAAGGTGAAGAACCTCACCACTTAATGGTCCCTTCTGTAAGTAAAGTGGCCAGTGAGGTTCAGCACCTGATTTTTTCTGCTAATTAA
- a CDS encoding Ppx/GppA phosphatase family protein, translating to MKHYLYLILAFTFTISAPAFAKNCQEVRLGFDIGSGSTKMMVAKVDYCHKKVLEVLLNESKPISYNEDLEKSTDGNLSPAIIEKGLAALTEMQAKAKTFKPKKSYGVATSVFRKSKNGKDVIKGFAKKLKIRLEVIDQEEEATLGYLSVMSLMDEKTLGPKNMVVWDIGGGSMQMFSQDEGKKAQKYLGDLASVTFKNMVIEVLEGKSLETTSSPNPIGDKRDQALALARSYARIHVPADLKADIHERTVVGVGGVHSHSIRGQIGTKEMKYTLEELDKASKLQAKKSDAELTGDYRSTDVTNLLLVQGFMEALGIKEVKVVNATLLQGVVLKN from the coding sequence TTGAAACATTACTTGTACTTAATTCTTGCGTTTACTTTTACAATCTCGGCCCCTGCCTTTGCAAAAAACTGTCAGGAAGTTCGTCTAGGATTTGATATTGGCTCAGGCTCTACCAAGATGATGGTGGCCAAAGTGGACTATTGTCACAAGAAAGTTTTAGAGGTCTTACTAAATGAAAGTAAGCCGATTTCTTATAACGAAGACCTGGAAAAAAGCACGGATGGAAACTTAAGCCCTGCGATTATTGAAAAAGGCTTAGCGGCCTTAACAGAAATGCAGGCGAAGGCCAAAACATTCAAACCAAAAAAGTCTTACGGTGTAGCGACTTCTGTTTTTAGAAAATCAAAAAATGGAAAAGATGTCATTAAAGGCTTTGCAAAGAAATTAAAAATCCGCCTGGAAGTCATCGACCAGGAAGAAGAAGCGACGCTTGGGTATTTATCAGTGATGTCTTTAATGGATGAAAAAACTCTTGGTCCAAAAAATATGGTGGTGTGGGATATCGGTGGAGGCTCAATGCAGATGTTCAGCCAGGATGAAGGGAAGAAGGCCCAGAAATACCTTGGTGATTTAGCTTCTGTGACTTTTAAAAATATGGTGATTGAAGTTTTAGAAGGAAAAAGTCTTGAGACAACATCATCACCAAATCCTATTGGAGATAAGCGCGACCAGGCCCTTGCTCTAGCGAGATCTTATGCTCGTATTCACGTGCCGGCAGATTTGAAAGCTGATATTCACGAACGTACGGTGGTAGGAGTTGGTGGAGTGCACTCGCATTCAATCAGAGGGCAAATTGGCACAAAAGAAATGAAATACACGTTAGAAGAACTGGATAAGGCAAGTAAGCTTCAAGCGAAAAAAAGCGATGCTGAATTAACTGGTGACTACCGTTCAACAGATGTCACCAACCTGCTTTTAGTCCAGGGATTTATGGAAGCCCTAGGCATTAAGGAAGTAAAAGTGGTCAACGCCACTCTTCTTCAAGGTGTTGTTCTTAAAAATTAA
- a CDS encoding helix-turn-helix transcriptional regulator, translated as MTSVQENRIKIITFIILLGTSLFALADIVLDLKEDVPFTHLVHEAALWLFSMVGAFYQFRIIKWQNHEMRSYQKRIHDLDQLNANLKKEQENFEKKISHLSNEFLNHIDEQFNKWTFSRGEKEIALLLIKGLSMKEIADIRGSNENTVRQQASQIYKKSSLGGRMELSAFFLDDLLALSKLPQ; from the coding sequence ATGACAAGTGTTCAAGAAAACAGAATTAAAATTATCACCTTCATAATACTCCTCGGAACCAGCCTTTTTGCTTTGGCTGACATCGTGTTAGACTTAAAAGAGGATGTACCTTTCACTCACTTAGTTCACGAAGCTGCCTTGTGGTTGTTTTCGATGGTAGGGGCCTTCTATCAGTTTAGAATCATTAAGTGGCAAAACCATGAAATGCGCAGCTACCAAAAAAGAATTCATGACTTAGATCAACTCAATGCCAACTTAAAAAAAGAGCAGGAGAATTTTGAGAAAAAAATCTCGCATCTTTCTAACGAGTTTTTAAATCATATAGATGAGCAATTTAATAAATGGACATTCAGCCGTGGAGAAAAGGAAATTGCTTTACTATTGATCAAGGGACTTTCAATGAAAGAAATTGCCGATATAAGGGGATCAAACGAAAACACAGTAAGACAGCAGGCCAGTCAGATTTATAAAAAGAGCTCTTTAGGTGGACGAATGGAACTGAGTGCTTTTTTTCTTGATGATCTTCTCGCGCTTTCAAAATTACCACAATAA
- a CDS encoding NAD(P)/FAD-dependent oxidoreductase: MSVENLKNNPLNIVIVGAGPAGSLAAYLLALRGHKVQVLERKKSIERKVCGEYLCPKGVDLLEELNLLNHLGAGFSPLHGMVLVSPENEVIPSYFPHVHKKEKGLSLNREIFDQRLVDLATMKGADILFERIVTSVVFDQEKRQWAVHTDKESFECDLLIAADGRQSKIGHLLKHSREAITDRVALHCYLPRKTHHGLRLGEMHILENGSYCGLDPIDDDHVNFSIVCNASLLKNHRPEEIINQTIAGSKRLQEMFDFITRKTEIRIVSSLKNSNSFIAGDHLAYLGDAAGFIDPLTGEGIYNALLSASLLIESIDKNHGLDLALAEYKRKKKILSLQKNMLNHFFQFLIRRPLLVGLVVKFLNKSPERANHFIGIIGNIHTPIQGIIKMLRA, from the coding sequence ATGTCAGTTGAGAATTTAAAAAATAATCCATTAAATATTGTCATCGTGGGCGCAGGCCCAGCTGGAAGCTTAGCAGCTTACCTGCTTGCTCTAAGAGGCCATAAAGTCCAGGTTTTAGAGCGTAAAAAGAGTATTGAGCGCAAGGTATGCGGAGAATACCTATGCCCAAAAGGGGTCGATCTTTTGGAAGAGCTTAACCTTCTGAATCATTTAGGAGCGGGATTCTCACCTCTTCATGGCATGGTTCTGGTATCCCCTGAAAATGAGGTCATCCCTAGCTACTTTCCACATGTTCATAAAAAAGAAAAAGGACTCTCACTTAATAGAGAAATTTTTGACCAAAGATTAGTCGATCTCGCCACAATGAAAGGGGCCGATATTCTTTTTGAAAGAATCGTCACCTCTGTTGTTTTTGACCAGGAAAAAAGACAGTGGGCCGTCCACACAGACAAAGAGTCTTTTGAATGTGACTTGTTAATTGCAGCAGACGGCAGACAATCAAAAATTGGCCACCTTTTAAAACATTCCCGCGAGGCCATTACCGATAGGGTTGCCCTTCACTGCTACCTTCCAAGAAAAACTCACCACGGCTTGCGCCTGGGGGAAATGCACATTCTTGAAAATGGCAGTTACTGTGGACTTGATCCTATTGATGATGATCACGTGAATTTTTCTATCGTTTGCAATGCCTCACTCTTAAAAAACCATCGTCCGGAAGAGATTATCAATCAAACGATTGCCGGTTCAAAACGCCTGCAGGAAATGTTTGATTTCATCACAAGAAAAACCGAGATCCGTATCGTGAGCAGTTTAAAAAACAGCAACTCATTTATTGCCGGAGACCACCTCGCCTACCTGGGTGATGCTGCTGGTTTTATAGACCCACTTACTGGTGAAGGCATTTATAATGCTCTTTTATCAGCGAGTCTGCTCATTGAATCGATAGACAAAAATCATGGATTGGATTTGGCGCTAGCTGAGTACAAAAGAAAAAAGAAAATTTTAAGCTTACAAAAAAATATGCTTAATCACTTTTTCCAATTCCTGATCAGACGACCTTTATTAGTTGGCCTGGTCGTTAAATTTTTAAACAAGTCACCAGAGAGGGCCAATCATTTTATTGGCATTATCGGAAATATCCACACACCCATTCAAGGCATCATCAAGATGCTAAGAGCATAA
- a CDS encoding type III polyketide synthase: MSAIYSVATNFPDIYVSQEEIMKEIASLWPDKKSYVEQFHNASQVNGRHLSIPLEKYKSLGDVGERSKRWLEVALALQTINVQNLLNQAGLKPSDISLIATTTVTGLAIPTLEARLMNKLPFKENTKRLPIFGLGCLGGVAGINRVNDYLKGHPKEAALLLASELCTLTFQFQDKSVANLVGTSLFADGTAAVLMVGEEHPLYKDSQFQILAGESYFYPNTERIMGWDLVSSGFQIVLSGDVPKIVEEKVKPNLEDFLSGKKLTGSDINFMVSHPGGPKVLDKLSEISGKAPEEFKHSWTSLREKGNMSSVSVLHVLEKTIADKKARNEIGLMLAMGPAFCSEMALIKKL, from the coding sequence ATGAGCGCTATTTATTCTGTTGCTACCAATTTTCCAGATATCTATGTCAGCCAGGAAGAGATCATGAAAGAGATCGCTTCTTTATGGCCGGATAAAAAATCTTATGTCGAGCAGTTTCACAATGCTTCACAAGTCAACGGAAGGCACCTCTCTATCCCTCTTGAAAAATATAAAAGCCTGGGTGATGTCGGTGAGCGCTCAAAGCGCTGGCTGGAAGTGGCCCTTGCTCTCCAGACAATTAATGTGCAAAATCTCTTAAATCAAGCGGGCCTTAAGCCTTCTGACATCTCCCTTATTGCGACGACAACAGTGACCGGACTAGCTATCCCGACTCTTGAAGCTCGCTTGATGAATAAACTTCCTTTTAAAGAGAATACAAAAAGACTTCCTATCTTTGGTCTGGGCTGTTTAGGTGGAGTGGCCGGAATCAACCGTGTGAATGATTACTTAAAAGGTCACCCAAAAGAAGCAGCATTACTCCTTGCCAGTGAACTCTGCACCCTGACTTTTCAATTTCAGGACAAGAGTGTGGCCAACCTGGTTGGAACCAGCTTATTTGCCGATGGAACGGCCGCTGTTTTAATGGTCGGTGAAGAACACCCTCTTTATAAAGACTCCCAGTTTCAAATCCTCGCTGGAGAAAGTTACTTTTATCCAAACACTGAACGTATTATGGGTTGGGACCTGGTCTCTAGTGGATTTCAAATTGTCCTAAGTGGTGATGTGCCAAAAATCGTCGAAGAAAAAGTGAAACCCAATCTCGAAGACTTTTTATCAGGAAAAAAACTTACTGGAAGCGATATCAACTTTATGGTCTCACACCCAGGTGGGCCAAAAGTGTTAGATAAATTAAGCGAGATTTCCGGCAAGGCCCCTGAAGAATTCAAGCACAGCTGGACGAGTTTGAGAGAGAAAGGAAATATGTCTTCAGTCTCAGTGCTTCACGTCCTGGAAAAAACGATTGCAGACAAAAAGGCCCGCAATGAAATTGGCCTTATGCTGGCCATGGGTCCTGCTTTTTGCTCAGAAATGGCATTGATAAAAAAACTATAG
- a CDS encoding isoprenylcysteine carboxylmethyltransferase family protein encodes MTKPILIMNGIILFYLIQRLSEVFISKTNEKWLYLHHHALEVDKKESAQMRVFHSLWFVSLILEANLKQELQQPLYALIIYCILGLCLIIRLHSMEKLKAFWTIKVLSLENPVISTSGLYQYVRHPNYFIVMIELLCIPLLFKAYWTMGIFSFINFFILARRIKAEESSLMKHSAYRIHFEEKKRFIPFIFMLCLAVLPLHAKEKVFQTPNYNEAKKNESFLKFQSTSTKLGLISTNFDGYAKDFKINYQLEQDHLKDLEVSVAVKSLDTDVGSRDDKMHNQIMDAEKYPELKASYTGPVALTEGTQTINMIFTIKDKKVSRPVTFTVSKKDSKILVNGSAKLGLQEMGLPDPSIMIAKVRDLFDIEFNVVLD; translated from the coding sequence ATGACAAAACCAATACTCATCATGAATGGCATTATCCTCTTTTATCTGATTCAAAGATTGAGTGAAGTCTTTATCAGTAAGACCAATGAAAAATGGCTTTACCTGCATCACCATGCTTTAGAAGTCGACAAAAAAGAAAGTGCTCAAATGAGAGTTTTCCACTCACTTTGGTTTGTCTCTCTCATTCTAGAGGCCAACTTAAAACAAGAACTACAGCAGCCTTTGTACGCTTTGATCATTTACTGCATTCTTGGTCTTTGCCTGATCATCAGGTTACACTCTATGGAAAAATTAAAGGCCTTTTGGACTATTAAAGTTCTTTCGCTGGAAAACCCAGTGATCTCGACCAGCGGCCTTTATCAGTATGTGCGCCATCCTAATTATTTTATCGTCATGATCGAACTGCTCTGCATTCCTCTGCTTTTTAAGGCCTATTGGACCATGGGGATTTTTTCTTTCATTAATTTTTTTATTCTGGCCAGAAGAATCAAGGCCGAGGAGAGCTCTCTTATGAAGCATTCTGCTTATCGTATTCACTTTGAAGAAAAAAAGCGCTTTATCCCTTTTATCTTTATGTTGTGTCTAGCCGTTTTGCCTCTTCATGCTAAAGAGAAAGTCTTTCAAACACCTAACTATAACGAAGCTAAAAAAAATGAATCTTTTCTTAAATTTCAAAGCACCAGCACAAAGCTTGGATTGATCAGCACAAACTTTGATGGTTACGCTAAAGATTTTAAAATTAATTATCAACTTGAACAGGATCATCTTAAAGATCTCGAAGTCAGTGTTGCAGTCAAGTCCCTTGATACCGACGTTGGCTCAAGAGATGATAAAATGCATAACCAAATCATGGACGCCGAAAAATACCCTGAGCTAAAAGCTTCATACACTGGTCCGGTTGCGCTTACTGAAGGCACTCAGACAATCAACATGATTTTTACGATTAAAGATAAAAAAGTATCCCGCCCGGTGACTTTTACCGTGAGTAAAAAAGATTCAAAAATCCTGGTCAACGGCAGTGCAAAGCTAGGACTTCAGGAAATGGGCCTTCCCGACCCAAGCATTATGATTGCTAAGGTCAGGGATCTTTTTGATATCGAGTTTAATGTAGTCCTGGATTAA
- a CDS encoding ketosteroid isomerase-related protein: MKDLIARYFEVFNKGDAAAMLALVDDNIEHDINQGKTQVGKAKFEAFLHHMNECYKEDLKDLTIMVSENGKNASAEFMVHGTYLKTDGSLPEARNQKYFIRAGSFFEVKNNKITRVTTYYNLPLWIEMVK; encoded by the coding sequence ATGAAAGATTTAATCGCACGTTATTTTGAAGTTTTCAACAAAGGCGACGCAGCAGCGATGCTGGCCCTGGTGGACGATAATATTGAACACGATATCAACCAGGGAAAAACTCAGGTTGGAAAAGCGAAATTTGAGGCATTTCTTCACCACATGAATGAATGTTACAAAGAGGATCTTAAAGATCTGACAATCATGGTTTCAGAAAACGGGAAAAATGCTTCTGCGGAGTTTATGGTCCATGGAACTTATTTAAAAACTGACGGCTCTCTTCCAGAGGCGAGAAACCAAAAGTACTTTATTCGTGCTGGAAGCTTCTTTGAAGTCAAAAACAACAAGATTACTCGCGTGACGACTTACTACAACCTTCCGCTTTGGATTGAGATGGTTAAATAA
- a CDS encoding LTA synthase family protein codes for MKNKYFGTPKLKFLYSLLLFQVVLYTLFRIGFLIYFKDNITPGTTHLVLQNLWLGFRFDVRLAMTLLLPAMILINLPLNPAFKVRLMNILYTIFFGLISFLYVTDVGYFAYLKSRLNATVIQFLKNPIISFEMVRESYPWPALLALIVVMTAVFSFIIVKFITPKLMGSPLNGNNKTRFLGGFIFLVLFGWGLYGSVQMYPLRWSEAFSTPDTFTSNLSLNPILYVADTYTFRNAEYEKDKALASYDVVAKFLGVDQPDSKNLNFVRSFPGDTAKSSQQPNIVVIVMESMAWYKTGVGGSEVNPTPYLDQLANESILFSNFYTPTVATARSIFAAVTSLPDTSRVKTGSRNPFIVNQHAIMGEFKGYEKYYFLGGSANWGNIRGVFSYNIPDLHIFEEGSYKAPRVDVWGISDLNLFKESAATLNSEYTEKKKPFFAFIQSAGFHRPYTIPEDSDGFVIKTPKDISEAQIKEYGFESFEEYNAMRLQDYSLGKFFEMAKKEDWYDNTIFIVFGDHGLPHNNAKNVPDWQKSLANGFHVPMIIHSPKRFAPAVETKIASEMDVMPTVAGLAGIPYKTRGLGRDLFNPRFDEYRAAFSYNWYAPFNISLVDKDFYFEYIPSRETGKLVKWSENPSDENVKDKYPEKYKEMETLTKGLYESARYLLHHNPRM; via the coding sequence ATGAAAAATAAATATTTTGGCACACCGAAACTGAAGTTTCTTTACTCGTTATTACTCTTTCAAGTCGTTCTCTATACGCTTTTTAGAATAGGGTTCCTGATTTACTTCAAAGACAACATCACGCCTGGCACCACTCACTTGGTGCTTCAAAACTTATGGCTTGGGTTCCGCTTTGATGTCCGCCTGGCCATGACCCTTCTTCTGCCAGCAATGATCTTGATCAACCTCCCGCTAAACCCGGCGTTTAAAGTCCGTCTGATGAACATTCTTTACACCATTTTCTTCGGGCTTATCAGTTTCCTTTATGTCACTGACGTTGGTTACTTTGCTTACCTAAAGTCACGTTTGAATGCGACCGTGATCCAATTCTTAAAAAACCCGATCATCTCATTTGAAATGGTCCGCGAATCTTACCCATGGCCAGCACTTCTAGCGTTAATTGTAGTGATGACAGCGGTTTTTAGTTTTATCATCGTCAAGTTCATCACACCAAAACTGATGGGCTCTCCGCTTAATGGCAACAACAAGACGCGCTTTTTAGGTGGCTTCATTTTTCTGGTGCTTTTTGGATGGGGTCTTTACGGCAGTGTTCAAATGTACCCACTGAGATGGTCAGAAGCTTTTTCCACTCCAGACACCTTTACTTCTAACCTTTCGCTTAACCCAATTCTTTATGTGGCCGACACATACACGTTTAGAAACGCGGAGTATGAAAAAGATAAAGCACTTGCTTCATACGATGTCGTGGCCAAGTTTTTAGGTGTAGACCAACCCGACAGTAAAAACCTGAATTTTGTCCGTTCGTTTCCTGGTGATACAGCAAAGAGCTCTCAGCAACCAAACATCGTTGTCATCGTTATGGAGTCAATGGCCTGGTATAAAACAGGTGTGGGTGGATCGGAAGTTAACCCGACTCCTTACCTGGACCAACTGGCAAATGAGTCTATCCTCTTCTCTAATTTTTATACTCCAACTGTCGCAACTGCTCGTTCAATCTTTGCAGCGGTGACCAGTCTTCCCGATACCTCGCGAGTAAAAACAGGATCGAGAAACCCATTCATCGTTAACCAACACGCTATCATGGGAGAATTCAAAGGTTACGAAAAATACTACTTCCTTGGAGGAAGTGCTAACTGGGGAAATATCCGCGGAGTCTTCAGCTACAACATTCCTGACCTGCATATCTTCGAAGAAGGTTCATATAAAGCTCCACGCGTAGACGTATGGGGAATTTCAGATCTTAACCTGTTTAAAGAATCAGCTGCTACACTAAACAGTGAGTACACTGAAAAGAAAAAACCATTCTTTGCTTTCATTCAATCAGCAGGCTTCCACCGTCCTTACACTATCCCTGAAGACAGCGATGGGTTTGTAATTAAAACACCGAAAGATATTTCTGAAGCTCAGATTAAAGAATACGGCTTCGAGTCTTTTGAAGAATACAACGCCATGAGACTGCAAGATTACTCTCTTGGAAAATTCTTTGAGATGGCCAAAAAAGAAGACTGGTACGACAACACAATCTTCATTGTTTTCGGTGACCACGGTCTTCCACACAACAATGCGAAGAATGTTCCAGACTGGCAAAAAAGTTTAGCTAATGGATTCCACGTTCCAATGATTATCCACTCTCCAAAGCGTTTTGCTCCAGCTGTGGAAACAAAAATTGCTTCTGAAATGGATGTTATGCCAACAGTTGCCGGTCTTGCGGGAATCCCATACAAAACAAGAGGACTCGGGCGCGATCTATTCAATCCTCGTTTTGACGAATACCGTGCAGCTTTCTCATACAACTGGTACGCACCTTTCAACATCAGTTTAGTAGACAAAGATTTTTACTTTGAATACATCCCTTCAAGAGAAACCGGGAAACTGGTTAAATGGAGTGAGAATCCTTCTGATGAGAACGTAAAAGACAAATACCCAGAGAAGTACAAAGAAATGGAAACTCTGACAAAAGGGTTGTACGAATCGGCAAGATACCTGCTTCACCACAACCCTAGAATGTAA
- a CDS encoding cytochrome-c peroxidase: MKFTHPTFLGLALGFFCTSVSVHASSLDNFIRNRMELFDITPYQTQSLEQTDEFQSKMRLGRMLFMDTNLSGNRNISCMVCHHPMRGTSDGLPLSQTVDGKGVLKRNSPGLYNVGDKFSTFMFWDGRVHFHPTKKVFTTPEPALNGPTPQAAEIAKAMTSALAAQAIFPLVSHEEMSGKKGENEIADAKTNLEAWDLIIKRITQETNGAGYINLFNRAFPGQPKMNIGHVGEAIATFERYQFQSNTSGFHRYVAGDNSAMTEQEKRGFVVFMDRGRCIACHQGNLLGLNTFFASVGVPSYGAKPFEMDIGRGEINNERFRAFFFKTPSLINVALTAPYFHNGAFSTIREVLNHYNNIEKSLNTYTITDERRKLFPVEVEVRNSQKDLSELFASIEAGFLRNGLGLSSAELDDLEAFLTGALTDPKWDPRGPKSKK, encoded by the coding sequence ATGAAATTCACACACCCTACATTTCTTGGCCTGGCCCTAGGCTTCTTCTGCACATCTGTATCTGTGCATGCAAGCAGTTTAGATAATTTTATCCGTAACCGTATGGAGCTTTTTGATATCACTCCCTACCAAACACAATCCTTAGAGCAGACTGACGAGTTCCAATCTAAAATGAGACTTGGACGCATGCTCTTTATGGACACTAATCTTTCTGGAAATAGGAATATTAGCTGTATGGTTTGTCACCACCCGATGAGAGGGACGAGTGATGGACTTCCACTCTCGCAGACGGTTGATGGCAAAGGTGTTTTAAAAAGAAATTCACCAGGGCTTTATAACGTCGGCGATAAATTCAGCACATTTATGTTTTGGGATGGAAGAGTTCATTTTCATCCAACGAAAAAAGTTTTTACAACTCCTGAGCCTGCGCTAAACGGGCCCACACCACAGGCCGCAGAGATTGCCAAAGCGATGACAAGTGCGCTTGCTGCTCAGGCCATTTTCCCACTGGTTTCTCATGAAGAGATGAGTGGAAAAAAAGGTGAGAACGAAATTGCCGACGCTAAAACAAATCTTGAAGCGTGGGATTTAATCATTAAAAGAATCACTCAAGAAACAAACGGTGCAGGATACATCAATCTCTTTAACCGTGCTTTCCCTGGCCAGCCCAAAATGAACATCGGTCACGTTGGAGAGGCGATTGCAACGTTTGAGCGCTACCAGTTTCAATCAAACACTTCTGGCTTTCACCGCTACGTTGCTGGAGATAACTCAGCAATGACGGAGCAAGAAAAGAGAGGTTTTGTGGTGTTCATGGACCGAGGAAGATGTATTGCCTGTCATCAGGGGAATCTTCTGGGACTCAATACTTTTTTTGCTTCAGTTGGAGTTCCAAGTTACGGGGCCAAGCCGTTTGAAATGGATATTGGAAGAGGGGAAATCAACAACGAAAGATTCAGGGCCTTCTTCTTTAAAACGCCAAGCTTAATTAACGTTGCTTTAACTGCACCTTATTTTCATAACGGAGCTTTTAGCACAATTAGAGAAGTGCTCAATCACTACAACAATATTGAAAAGTCCCTCAACACTTACACTATTACTGATGAAAGAAGAAAACTCTTTCCAGTAGAAGTCGAAGTGAGAAACTCGCAAAAAGATCTTAGTGAATTATTTGCTTCTATTGAGGCAGGATTCTTGAGAAATGGTCTGGGATTATCAAGCGCGGAACTGGATGATCTGGAAGCCTTTTTAACCGGGGCCCTGACAGATCCAAAATGGGATCCGCGAGGGCCAAAGTCTAAAAAATAA
- a CDS encoding SIMPL domain-containing protein: MRNVFLFLAFIYSSTLLADNVRLISVSGQVEKSFQPDIVRLNITVWGKGASAKNAQENNQKSFDVFKKSIETYKVKKEDVRTTTYELNPEYVYDPKTNKNNITGYTANQGLSITLRKVDEAGAFVDSLNAASKSNTGGVNVVSLGFDIDKRAEEERALLGDAVRAAEAQAENLAKAAKVKLKGVYRLSPQSGNRPIPMMDGGAAMEIVSAKRMSAPTQFMSGEVKIEGIVSVDYLIE, from the coding sequence ATGCGAAATGTTTTTCTTTTTTTGGCCTTTATTTATTCAAGCACACTTCTGGCAGATAACGTCAGATTAATCTCGGTAAGTGGCCAGGTGGAAAAGTCATTTCAACCGGATATCGTCCGTTTAAATATCACGGTGTGGGGCAAGGGAGCGTCAGCAAAAAACGCTCAGGAGAATAACCAAAAATCCTTTGATGTTTTTAAGAAGAGTATTGAGACTTACAAAGTGAAAAAAGAAGATGTTCGCACGACGACTTATGAACTTAATCCGGAATATGTTTACGATCCAAAAACAAATAAGAACAATATCACTGGTTATACAGCGAACCAGGGGCTCTCAATCACTTTAAGAAAAGTTGATGAGGCGGGGGCCTTTGTTGATTCTCTCAATGCAGCTTCTAAAAGTAACACTGGTGGAGTGAATGTCGTTTCTCTGGGCTTTGATATTGATAAGCGTGCAGAAGAGGAGAGAGCTCTCCTGGGAGATGCTGTAAGAGCGGCTGAGGCCCAAGCTGAAAACCTGGCAAAGGCAGCGAAGGTAAAACTAAAAGGTGTTTATCGCCTGAGTCCTCAATCGGGAAATCGCCCTATTCCGATGATGGATGGTGGTGCGGCCATGGAAATAGTTTCTGCAAAGCGTATGTCTGCTCCAACTCAGTTTATGAGTGGTGAAGTGAAGATTGAAGGCATTGTGTCAGTCGATTACTTAATCGAGTAG